A stretch of DNA from Cannabis sativa cultivar Pink pepper isolate KNU-18-1 chromosome X, ASM2916894v1, whole genome shotgun sequence:
CATTTTCACTAGCAAGAAGTTCATTGTAGCTATGAATGAAGCAATTGTTCCTTTAGCGAATGCTGTGGAAGAACTCTTACGCCATGTATCTTCACTAAGAAGCACCGGTGTTgatattattattgaaattgtTGAAAAAATTGCTTCATTTGCGGACAACGATATTATGGGGTCATCTGTAAAAGTTATTGGAAGTACTGCAATGGAAATGGATTCCGAGGATAAAGAAAATGAAGGACATTGTTGTTTGGCTAATGCAGTTGATTCAGTTGCAGAGGGGATCAACGATGAGCAGTTTATTCAACTATCAATCTTCCATTTGATGGTATTGGTTCAAAGAACAATGGAGAATTCAGAAACATGTAGGTTGTTTGTTGAGAAGTCAGGCATTGAAGCATTATTGAAGCTTTTGTTACGACCTAGTATTGTCCAGTCATCTGATGGAATGTCTGTTGCTTTACATAGCACCATGGTCTTTAAGGCGTTTACTCAACATCATTCTGCTGCACTTGCGCATGCATTTTGTTCCTCTCTTAGAGATCACCTTAAGAAAGCTTTGATTGGATTTGATGTTGCTTCAGGGTCCTTGTTGGATCCCCGAATGACACAAGATGGTGGAATATTTTCTTCACTGTTCCTTGTTGAGTTTCTTTTGTTTATTTCTGCATCAAAAGACAATCGTTGGGTGACTGCATTACTTGCTGAATTTGGAGGTGGTGGCAAAGATGTTTTGGAAGATATAGGGAGTGTACATCGTGAAATTCTTTGGCAGATTGCTCTTCTTGAGGATGCCAAGCCTGAGATGGAGGATGAAGGTGCTAATTCTTCAACAGAGTCACAACAATCAGAGTTGACTACATATGAAAGTGAAGAGCAACGTTTTAACTCTTTCAGGCAGATCCTTGATCCATTACTAAGAAGGAGAACATCAGGTTGGAATATTGAATCTCAGTTTTTTGACCTTATAAGCTTATATCGTGATTTGGGCCGTGCTACTAGTTCTCAACAAAGAACTAGTGATGGTTCTTCAAATATACGTTTTGGATCTGGTCATCAATTGCATCATTCTGGACCTTCAGATTCTAGTGGGCCTATTAGTAGAAAGGAATATGACAAACAGAGATCATATCATACTTCCTGCTGTGACATGGTGAGATCTCTTTCTTTTCACATTACCCATTTGTTTCAAGAATTGGGGAAGGTAATGTTGCTTCCCTCTCGTCGGCGGGATGATATTGTGAATGTTTCTCCTTCTTCTAAGGCTGTGGCTTCCTCGTTTGCCGCCATTGCATTGGATCATATGAATTTCGAGGGTCATGTGAATGCTTCTAGATCTGAGGTGTCTGTATCAACAAAGTGCCGCTACTATGGAAAGGTGATTGATTTTATTGATGGAAGTCTATTGGAGAGAGCAGATTCTTGTAATCCTGTTCTACTGAATTGCTTGTATGGACTTGGTGTTATGCAATCAATTTTGACCACATTTGAAGCTACTAGTCAATTGCTATTCACAGTCAATAGGGCACCAACATCTCCAATGGACACTGATGATGTAATTTTGAAGCAGGATGAGAAGGAAGTTACTGACCACTCATGGATTTATGGTCCTTTAGCTAGTTATGGTAAACTTATGGACCACTTGGTGACGTCATCTTTCATTTTGTCTCCTTTTACAAAGCACTTACTTGTGCAGCCCCTAACCAGTTGTGATGTCCCTTATCCACGTGATGCTGAGACTTTTGTGAAGGTCCTCCAATCCATGGTGCTGAAAGCAGTGCTTCCTGTTTGGTCTCATCCACAATTCATCGAGTGTAGTTATGATTTTATTACTACAGTCATTTCTATCATAAGGCACATTTACTCTGGGGTTGAAGTGAAGAGTGTAAACAGCAATACCAGTGCTCGTATTACTGCCCCACCTCCAAATGAGACAACTATTTCAACAATTGTTGAGATGGGATTTTCTAGATCTAGAGCTGAAGAAGCTTTAAGACAAGTTGGATCAAATAGTGTGGAGTTAGCAATGGAGTGGCTATTCTCCCACCCAGAAGAGGTCCATGAAGACGATGAACTTGCACGTGCCCTTGCCATATCTCTTGGGAACTCTGATACGGACACTAAGGAAGCTGATACAGATGACAGTGTTCCTCAGCTAGAAGAGGAGATGGTCCAGCTACCCCCTGTTGAAGAATTATTATCTACATGCACAAAGCTTTTGCAAATGAAAGAACCTCTAGCTTTTCCAGTTCGAGATTTGCTGGCAATGATGTGTTCCCAAAATGATGGTCAATATAGGTCAAATATTGTATCATTTATTGTGGACAGAGTAAAGGAGTGTAGTTTGACTGCTGAGGGTGGAAATGGCACCATGTTATCTGCTCTTTTCCATGTTCTTGCTTTAATTTTTCAAGATGATGTGGCAGCACGAGAAGTTGCCTCAAAGAGTGGTCTGGTAAAAGTTGCCTCAGATCTGCTTTCTCAATGGGAATCTGGTTTAGATAGTAGGTTGAAGTGTCAAGTACCAAAGTGGGTTACAACAGCTTTTCTTTCTATTGATCGGCTGTTGCAGGttgatcaaaaattaaattcagAAATTTCAGAGCAGTTGAAAAAGGATGGTATTAGCGGTCAGCATGGGTCCATTAACATTGATGAGGATAAGCAGAACAAGTTTCAGTCTGCATTGGGAGTATCTTCTAAGTATATAGAAATGAAGGAACAGAAACAGTTGATTGAGATTGCATGTGCTTGTATTAAGAACCAGCTTCCGTCTGAAACAATGCATGCTGTTTTGCAGCTATGCGCTACTCTTACCAGAACACATTCTGTAGCTGTTTGTTTTCTTGATGCTGGAGGTTTAAGTTTACTGCTATCACTGCCAACTAGTAGCCTCTTTCCTGGGTTTGACAATATTGCTGCTACAATCATTCGTCATGTCTTGGAAGATCCTCAAACACTTCAGCAGGCTATGGAATTTGAGATAAGGCATAGCCTTGTCGCTGCTGCAAACAGGCACTCAAATGGAAGAGTTTCTCCTCGCAATTTTCTATCAAGTTTAAGTTCTGCCATTTCCCGTGATCCTGTGATTTTTATGCGTGCATCTCAGTCTGTTTGCCAAGTGGAGATGGTTGGTGAAAGGCCATATGTTGTATTATTAAAGGATCGTGACAAGGATAAAAGCAAAGAGAAGGATAAATCTGTGGAGAAAGAAAAACTCATTCTTAGTGATGGGAAGAATGCTTTGGGTAATATAAATACAGCGAGTTCTGGCAATGGGAATGGCAAAGTTAATGATTCAAATATAAAAAGTGTCAAAGCCCATAGAAAATATCCTCAGAGTTTTGTCAATGTGATTGAGCTTCTTTTGGATTATGTGTGCGCTTATGTACTTCCCTTGGAAGATGACATAGTCACAGATGTACCTCTTGATAACCCATCAGTAACAGATATGGACATCGATGTTGCTGCTGttaaaggaaaaggaaaagcaATTGCTACTGCTTCTGAAGATAAAGAAACCAGCAACAAGGAAGCTTCTGCATCTCTTGCTAAGGTTGTATTTGTTTTGAAGCTTCTGACAGAGATTTTATTGATGTATGCTTCCTCAGCTCATGTTTTGCTTCGAAGAGATGTTGAAGTTAGCACATCTAGGGGTTCCCATCATAAGGGTTTAACTTCCATATGCACTGGTGGAATATTTCATCACATCCTTCTTAAGTTTCTCCCATATGCTCGTTGtgcaaaaaaggaaaaaagagcTGATGGTGATTGGAGGCACAAACTGGCAAGCAGAGCTAGTCAATTTTTAGTGGCAGCATGTGTTCGTTCTTCTGAGGCaaggaaaagagtttttacAGAGATTGGTCACATTTTTATTGACTTTGTAGGCTCAGGTAATGGTTATAGGTCACCCAACAATAGCATACAGGCTTTCATTGATCTGCTCAATGATGTTTTGGCTGCCCGTACACCTACTGGTTCATATATATCAACAGAAGCTGCTGCTACCTTTATAGATGTTGGTCTAGTTGGTTCATTGACCCGAACTCTCAAAGTGTTGGACCTGGACCATGTTGACTCACCTAAAGTTGTTACATGTCTTATCAAGGCTCTGGAGGTTGTCAGTAAAGAACATGTCCATTCTACTGATTCCAGTGCAGTAAAGAGTGATATTAATGCTAAGCACCCTGATGAAAGTCAATCTGGGAGGGCAGATAATGTTGGTAACTCATCCCAATCAATGGATGCGGTTTCTCAATCCTTGTATGATTCTGTGCCTCCAGAGCACATTGAGACTTATAATACTGTGCAGTCCTTTGCTGGCTCTGAGGCTGTGACAGATGATATGGATCATGACCAAGATCTTGTAGGTTTTGCTCCCACCACTGAAGATGATTTTATGCATGAAAATTCTGAAGATGTCAGGGGTCTTGAAAATGGCATTGACATAAGGTTTGAAATTCAACCTCATGTGCAAGAAAATCTTGATGAAGATGAGGAGGAAGACGACGATGATGACGAtgacgatgatgatgatgaagagatGTCTGGGGATGATGGAGATGAagtagatgaagatgaagatgaggATGATGAGGAGCATAATGACATGGAAGATGAAGTCCATCACTTGCCACATCCCGACACTGATCAAGATGATCATGAGATTGATGATGATGAATTTGATGAGGAAGTGTtggatgaagatgaagaagatgatgaggACGATGAAGATGGAGTTATACTGAGGCTGGAAGAGGGCATCAATGGGATTAATGTGTTTGACCATATTGAGGTTTTTGGTAGAGATGACAATTTTCCCAATGAAACTCTCCATGTGATGCCTGTAGAAGTTTTTGGTTCTAGACGTCAAGGGCGCACTACTTCCATTTACAGTCTTTTGGGCAGAACAGGCGAGAATGCTGCTCCATCACAACACCCTCTTTTGGTGGGGCCATCACTGCACCCAACCCCTCCTAGGCAATcaggtacttttttttttcttaaataaaaatCATTGTTCTTGGAAATCTGACTTGATTTTGGCATTAACCTAATTTATTCTCTcttaaaataaagaattttatctGCTTTCTAAATAAaagtatcttttatttttttttaaataatgaaattatttcACGTTACTCCCCCCTCTAAAGAAATTATTTGTTTTACCTCAATTGCTTTTTGATGCTGAAAATTCAATATTTCAGAGCTTGCTCGTGATGTGGTCACTCCAGATAGGAATTTGGACAACACCTCATCCCAACTTGATGCAATTTTTCGATCGCTGAGAAATGGTCGCCATGGACACCGCCTAAACTTGTGGATGGATGATCACCAGCAAGGTGGTGGATCAAATGCAGGTGTAGTACCCCAAGGCCTTGAGGagttgcttgtttcccaattaagGCGACCTACCCTTGACAAGACTTCAGGTCAGGGCACATTAGGACCTCAAAACAAAGATGAAGTTCAGTTACAAGAATCAGAAGAAATAGCGAGACCTGAAAACTCTGTTGAGAATAATGTGGATGATGAAAGTCGAGATGTGCCTGCTATAAGTACTGATACTTCTAGAAATGCTACTGTGAGACCTGCTGCAAGTGAATCTCTACAAGCAGCAGATTTGCCTAGTTCACAATCACAATCTGTTGAGATGCAGTTTGAACATAATGATGCAACTGTACGGGATGTAGAAGCTATTAGCCAAGAAAGTGGTGGGAGTGGGGCAACTTTAGGAGAGAGTCTTCGAAGCCTTGATGTTGAAATTGGAAGTGCTGACGGCCATGATGATGGTGGAGAGAGGCAGGTTGCTTCAGATAGAATACTATTGGGGGATCCACATTCAGCTCGCACAAGAAGAACAAATGTTTCATTTGGAAACTCTTCAACTGTTAGTGCAAGAGATGTGTCCCTGCATAGTGTAATTGAAGTTTCAGAAAATTCTAGCCGAGAAGCAGAGCAGGATAGTTCAACTACAGAGCAGCAAATAAACAGTGATGCTGGTTCTAGTGCAATTGACCCTGCATTCTTGGATGCTCTTCCTGAGGAGCTGCGAGCAGAAGTCCTATCAGCTCAGCAGGCTCAGGCAGCTCCTCCTTCCACTGTTGAACCACAAAATGCTGGAGATATTGATCCAGAATTCCTTGCAGCCCTTCCCCCTGACATTCGAGCTGAAGTTCTTGCACAACAACAAGCTCAAAGGCTACACCAATCTCAGGAACTGGAGGGTCAACCTGTTGAAATGGACACAGTCTCTATAATTGCTACATTTCCTTCTGATTTACGGGAAGAGGTTCATTTTCCTTTTTATATTTTCTGTTTTACATATTAATTTACAGTTTCGCTCTGTTGTGAGAAGTAATTGAttgtttctttttattgttCAGGTGCTTTTAACTTCGTCTGATGCCATAATTTCCAATCTCACACCTGCACTAATTGCAGAGGCAAACATGTTGCGCGAAAGATTTGCTCATCGTTACAATCGTACTCTGTTTGGTGTATATCCTAGAAACCGTAGAGGTGAAACTTCTAGGCGAGGGGATGGTATAGGTTCTAGCCTGGAAAGAATTGGGGGCATTGGTCCTCGTAGGACCACAGGAACCAAGGTAGTTGAAGCAGATGGAGTTCCTTTAGTTGATACAGAAGCTTTACATGCAATGATACGGTTACTTCGTATTGTTCAGGTAAGAATAATGATTCATCACTTCTCTATGCTTTCTTtttctctatgttgagaaaactaaTGTATCCAAATTTATGCAGCCATTATACAGAGGGCAGCTGCAAAGGCTTCTGTTGAATGTATGTGCTCATAGTGAAACTAGAACTTCTCTTGTGAAAATTCTTATGGATATGCTCATCTTTGAGACAAGAAAGCCTATGAATCTAGTAGCTGATGCTGAGCCACCTTATCGACTTTATGCTTGCCAAACCAATGTCATGTATTCACGCCCTCAATTCTTTGATGGTGAGACCTATTTTCTCCAAATGTAGTAAAttgtttaatattataattttatttgtgtAGGGAGTGAACGTAATTATTTGACCTTGATActcattttataaatttatttagttattGGAACTTTCCATTGTTTCTTTTGAGAACTTGCATGTGTTATTTTACTATTGCCTGTTACCTGTCTTTTGGGGTCAATTTTCTCATGGATTATGGAAGAGTATTTTGTTACTACACAAATAAGTCTAAAGCTCTTCTTGTTTTCTCATCTTTCCCTCATTTCTTAAAGTCTCTGAGAATATTTGTTgatacatatttttatatatagtatatacagTACGGCACTGATTAtatgtcaattttttattataggAGTGCCTCCCTTGGTGTCTCGCCGTGTGCTCGAAACTCTAACTTATTTAGCCCGAAATCATCCATATGTGGCAAAGATTTTGCTTCAATTTCGGTTGCCTTTCCCTGTCCTACAAGAATCTAAGAACAGTGTTGATAAGAAATCTGGCAAAGGTGTGATGGTTGTTGAAGAAAATTGCCAGAATAAAACTGAAAACCAGGATGGATATTTGTGTGCTGTATTGCTTTTGAGCCTCTTGAATCAGCCTCTTTATCTGAGAAGTATATCACATCTGGAACAGGTGAAAACCCACTAATTTGGAAAGTAGGGATGATACTATTGACattataaaaacattaaattgtTTTGTTTTAGctttaatgattttttaaaattttatttctccAGTTACTCAACTTATTGGATGTCATCATCGATAAAGCTGAAACCAAGAAGAGTCTATCTGTTAAATCTGATGCTTCGGTTTCCGAACATCCCTCTGGTCCACAACTTTTGACTTCAGATACTGCGATGAATCCCGAGTCTGGTGGAACTTCTAATGTTGGTGGTACATCATCTAAGATTGTTGATTTTTCCAGACCCTCAACTTCTGGTGCAGATGATGAATATGACGCTCAAACTGTCCTACTTAGCCTGCCACAAGCAGAACTTCGGCTTCTTTGCTCCTTGCTTGCTAGAGAAGGGTATGAAATAGATAatgcttttaaatttttttcggAGCAGTTACTAATTATCCATGATGATTTCTTATGTTTATTATACTGgtgtcatttttattttatgactTGTGTAAGTTCCATAACATTTTTCCTGTTTTTCTTATTATGTCTAGGTGATAAGGCAATATGTATCTTCTCACTCCAGTTTGTCATGTACAT
This window harbors:
- the LOC115697677 gene encoding E3 ubiquitin-protein ligase UPL2-like, producing the protein MAAPRSTLPSRLRQLLSGDGSFGPSVKLDSDPPPKVKAFVDKVIQCPLQDIQIPLSGFRWEYTKGNFHHWRPLFLHFDTYFKTFLASRNDLLLSDKILEDECPFPKHAILQILRVMQIILENCPNKGSFDGLEHFRLLLASADPEVLIATLETLSALVKVNPSKLHGSGKLVCCGSVNSYLLSLAQGWGSKEEGLGLYSCIMANEATQDDGLHLFPAEVQVDSDKSQCRVGSTLYFELHGNPQSTEESSTNISSSNSRVIQIPDLHLRKEDDLELMKQFIEEFKVPSELRFSLLTRIRYARAFRSPRICRLYSRICLLAFTVLVQSSDAHEELLSFFANEPEYTNELIRIVRSEETVSGSIRTLAMFALGAQLAAYSASHERARILSGSSVSFAGGNRMILLNVLQKAVLSLKTSNDPSSLAFVEALLQFYLLHVVSSSTTGSNIRGSGMVPTFLPLLEDSDPTHLHLVCFAVKTLQKLMDYSSSAVSLFKELGGVELLAQRLQIEVHRVIGSDMVNDNTMMIGESSRCSDDHVYSQKRLIKVSLKALGSATYAPGNSSRSQYSQDSSLPATLSLIYGNVDKFGGDIYHSAVTVMSEIIHKDPTSFSSLHEMGLPDAFISSIAAGILPSSKALTCVPNGLGAICLNAKGLEAVKESTALRFLVDIFTSKKFIVAMNEAIVPLANAVEELLRHVSSLRSTGVDIIIEIVEKIASFADNDIMGSSVKVIGSTAMEMDSEDKENEGHCCLANAVDSVAEGINDEQFIQLSIFHLMVLVQRTMENSETCRLFVEKSGIEALLKLLLRPSIVQSSDGMSVALHSTMVFKAFTQHHSAALAHAFCSSLRDHLKKALIGFDVASGSLLDPRMTQDGGIFSSLFLVEFLLFISASKDNRWVTALLAEFGGGGKDVLEDIGSVHREILWQIALLEDAKPEMEDEGANSSTESQQSELTTYESEEQRFNSFRQILDPLLRRRTSGWNIESQFFDLISLYRDLGRATSSQQRTSDGSSNIRFGSGHQLHHSGPSDSSGPISRKEYDKQRSYHTSCCDMVRSLSFHITHLFQELGKVMLLPSRRRDDIVNVSPSSKAVASSFAAIALDHMNFEGHVNASRSEVSVSTKCRYYGKVIDFIDGSLLERADSCNPVLLNCLYGLGVMQSILTTFEATSQLLFTVNRAPTSPMDTDDVILKQDEKEVTDHSWIYGPLASYGKLMDHLVTSSFILSPFTKHLLVQPLTSCDVPYPRDAETFVKVLQSMVLKAVLPVWSHPQFIECSYDFITTVISIIRHIYSGVEVKSVNSNTSARITAPPPNETTISTIVEMGFSRSRAEEALRQVGSNSVELAMEWLFSHPEEVHEDDELARALAISLGNSDTDTKEADTDDSVPQLEEEMVQLPPVEELLSTCTKLLQMKEPLAFPVRDLLAMMCSQNDGQYRSNIVSFIVDRVKECSLTAEGGNGTMLSALFHVLALIFQDDVAAREVASKSGLVKVASDLLSQWESGLDSRLKCQVPKWVTTAFLSIDRLLQVDQKLNSEISEQLKKDGISGQHGSINIDEDKQNKFQSALGVSSKYIEMKEQKQLIEIACACIKNQLPSETMHAVLQLCATLTRTHSVAVCFLDAGGLSLLLSLPTSSLFPGFDNIAATIIRHVLEDPQTLQQAMEFEIRHSLVAAANRHSNGRVSPRNFLSSLSSAISRDPVIFMRASQSVCQVEMVGERPYVVLLKDRDKDKSKEKDKSVEKEKLILSDGKNALGNINTASSGNGNGKVNDSNIKSVKAHRKYPQSFVNVIELLLDYVCAYVLPLEDDIVTDVPLDNPSVTDMDIDVAAVKGKGKAIATASEDKETSNKEASASLAKVVFVLKLLTEILLMYASSAHVLLRRDVEVSTSRGSHHKGLTSICTGGIFHHILLKFLPYARCAKKEKRADGDWRHKLASRASQFLVAACVRSSEARKRVFTEIGHIFIDFVGSGNGYRSPNNSIQAFIDLLNDVLAARTPTGSYISTEAAATFIDVGLVGSLTRTLKVLDLDHVDSPKVVTCLIKALEVVSKEHVHSTDSSAVKSDINAKHPDESQSGRADNVGNSSQSMDAVSQSLYDSVPPEHIETYNTVQSFAGSEAVTDDMDHDQDLVGFAPTTEDDFMHENSEDVRGLENGIDIRFEIQPHVQENLDEDEEEDDDDDDDDDDDEEMSGDDGDEVDEDEDEDDEEHNDMEDEVHHLPHPDTDQDDHEIDDDEFDEEVLDEDEEDDEDDEDGVILRLEEGINGINVFDHIEVFGRDDNFPNETLHVMPVEVFGSRRQGRTTSIYSLLGRTGENAAPSQHPLLVGPSLHPTPPRQSELARDVVTPDRNLDNTSSQLDAIFRSLRNGRHGHRLNLWMDDHQQGGGSNAGVVPQGLEELLVSQLRRPTLDKTSGQGTLGPQNKDEVQLQESEEIARPENSVENNVDDESRDVPAISTDTSRNATVRPAASESLQAADLPSSQSQSVEMQFEHNDATVRDVEAISQESGGSGATLGESLRSLDVEIGSADGHDDGGERQVASDRILLGDPHSARTRRTNVSFGNSSTVSARDVSLHSVIEVSENSSREAEQDSSTTEQQINSDAGSSAIDPAFLDALPEELRAEVLSAQQAQAAPPSTVEPQNAGDIDPEFLAALPPDIRAEVLAQQQAQRLHQSQELEGQPVEMDTVSIIATFPSDLREEVLLTSSDAIISNLTPALIAEANMLRERFAHRYNRTLFGVYPRNRRGETSRRGDGIGSSLERIGGIGPRRTTGTKVVEADGVPLVDTEALHAMIRLLRIVQPLYRGQLQRLLLNVCAHSETRTSLVKILMDMLIFETRKPMNLVADAEPPYRLYACQTNVMYSRPQFFDGVPPLVSRRVLETLTYLARNHPYVAKILLQFRLPFPVLQESKNSVDKKSGKGVMVVEENCQNKTENQDGYLCAVLLLSLLNQPLYLRSISHLEQLLNLLDVIIDKAETKKSLSVKSDASVSEHPSGPQLLTSDTAMNPESGGTSNVGGTSSKIVDFSRPSTSGADDEYDAQTVLLSLPQAELRLLCSLLAREGLSDNAYSLVAEVIKKLVAIAPTHCNLFITELAEAVQKLTKSAMDELHLFGEAVKALLNTTSSDGSAILRVLQALSSLVSSLAEKDKEEKEKDLQVVHLNAPPLSQVWDINAALEPLWVELSTCISKIESYSDSNPDVSTSFKASSSKPSGIASSLPAGTHNILPYIESFFVVCEKLHPAMQGPGHDFNISVVSEIDDACTSANQQKASSSTLKVDEKHIAFVKFSEKHRKLLNAFVRQNPGLLEKSFSLLLKVPRFIDFDNKRSHFRSKIKHQHDHHHSPLRISVRRAYILEDSYNQLRMRSTDDLKGRLTVHFQGEEGIDAGGLTREWYQLLSRVIFDKGALLFTTVGNESTFQPNPNSVYQTEHLSYFKFVGRVVGKALFDGQLLDVHFTRSFYKHILGVKVTYHDIEAIDPDYFKNLKWMLENDISDDLNLTFSIDADEEKLILYERTEVTDYELIPGGRNIKVTEENKHQYVDLVAEHRLTTAIRPQINAFMEGFNELIHRDLISIFHDKELELLISGLPDIDLDDMRANTEYSGYSTASPVIQWFWEVAQGFSKEDKARLLQFVTGTSKVPLEGFSALQGISGSQKFQIHKAYGSANHLPSAHTCFNQLDLPEYPSKQHLEERLLLAIHEANEGFGFG